GTCCGCAACGTAGAACCAGCCGGCCGTATAGGCTGCAATAAGCACCAGAGCGATAACCGCGATGGTAATTGGGCGCTTTCTGGATTTCATGGGTTCAATTCCAGCATGCGCCATTGAAAAAGCCTCTTTCAATCAGATACTTGGTTGCGTTGACAAAGCACGGGGCATTTTCGGGCCCAAACCATCATCATCTGTTCTGCTGTCCCCAACAGGTGGCTATATTATGGCAGGATTGAGTCTTGTGAAGTTCCGTCGATCAAAAAATGCGGGATATCCTGAGATTACCGATAAAAACTCGCCATAATTGAACATATATTGATTCCCATCATGACAAGGCGCACTGACGATCAGCGAATGAACGACTTCTGGGTATTCGGTTACGGCTCACTCATGTGGCGGCCCGGTTTTGCCCATGTCGAAACCATGCGCGCGCGCCTGCATGGATATCGTCGCAGCCTTTGTATTTATTCCCATGTCCATCGCGGAACGCCTGACCATCCTGGCCTTGTGCTGGGTCTGGACGCTGGCGGCTCCTGCCTCGGCATCGCCTTCCGTGTACCCGGCGATATGACAGACGAAGTCATGGTCTATTTGCGCGAACGCGAAATGTCCAACCAGGTCTATCACGAAAAATGGCTTCGCCTTCGGCTAGCGGACGGGCGCGATGTGCAGGCTGTAACCTATGTCGCCGACCGACGGCATATCCAATATGCCGGTTCGCTCAAAGCCGAGGATGCTGCAGCAATCGTTGCTTCCGCACAGGGCGATTCCGGTGCCAATGTTGACTATGTTTCCAACACGCTTGAGCATCTGCGCAATATGCGTGTGCGGGATCATGCGCTTGAACATGTCAACGATCTGATCTGCAACAAAGTGAACAGGCAAAAGCACGACGCAGCCTGATCAACTCTGTCTGGATCGACGAAAGTGATCGACCAGTGCCTCTTTGCCGTTCACGATCATGATGCCCGTTATCACAAATGCCGTGCCCACCACGAAACTGATTTCAATCGGCTCACCCAAAATGATCGCGCCAAAGATCACTCCGAAAATGGGTGTCATGAAGGAGAGCGAACCCAGTTGGGATGCGCGGTAAATCCGCAAGAGCTGAAACCAGATCAGAAACACCGCAAAAGACACAATGACGGACTGAAACGCGAAGCTGCCCATCAGCATAGTGGTCCAGTTGATCTTCACTTGCCCCATGAGGAATGCGGCAA
This sequence is a window from Ochrobactrum quorumnocens. Protein-coding genes within it:
- a CDS encoding gamma-glutamylcyclotransferase, with translation MTRRTDDQRMNDFWVFGYGSLMWRPGFAHVETMRARLHGYRRSLCIYSHVHRGTPDHPGLVLGLDAGGSCLGIAFRVPGDMTDEVMVYLREREMSNQVYHEKWLRLRLADGRDVQAVTYVADRRHIQYAGSLKAEDAAAIVASAQGDSGANVDYVSNTLEHLRNMRVRDHALEHVNDLICNKVNRQKHDAA